In a genomic window of Gadus macrocephalus chromosome 9, ASM3116895v1:
- the polg gene encoding DNA polymerase subunit gamma-1: protein MLRTALCSPRSSLKSVRRRTAWLRSLHSSRAPRVQGQQVPDARVNPLNIQMLSKNLHEQIFRGLGPEYEEEHVEKSIRHLQRHELWGKETSSLGEVELALPAMYGQDIDQHFRVLAQKQSLPYLEAASLLSRGPLPAMPQEWAWEPGWTRYGADGGVQRVDFPDELALVFDVEVCMTEGQCPTLAVAASPTAWYSWCSKRLIEERYSWSSQLILSDLIPLETSANSVRPHGGQWKERLVVGHNVSFDRAYIKEQYLLKGSQMRFLDTMSLHMAVSGLTGFQRTLWMANKLGKKRGLQEVKDHMKKVGWKKKEPGIGSWDWVKISSLNNLADVHALYVGGPPLQKEARETFVKGSIADVRNNFQELMQYCAMDVQATHEVFTEQLPLFMERCPHPVTFAGMLEMGGSYLPVNQNWGRYLEDSQETYEELQREMKTSLMNLADDACQLLHGDRYKEDPWLWDLEWDVQEFKLKKVPVRKKKVPPPNGGVVTPTSTPLPEHQEDPGPPSEEDLARPCPSRLAVERVNAATVGRMPKRRQHLPGHPGWYRKLCEKMSSGPGGEDVEGDDDWCPGPRLLSLQMRVTPKLMGLTWDGFPLHYTDRHGWGYLVPGRRDNLGAPLGAEEEEEEEEEEEEGPRCPHRAIEEVYRESCQQKGKEQPQYAEAGPSDDLMLTDTTVWQKVEELSRRDRRTEEQEMMETKDQHKPAGPKDVSGCHYHHGNGPHDNVNIPGCWFFKLPHKDGNDNNVGSPFSKDFLSKMEDGTLRAGRGGTNATRALEINKMISFWRNAHKRISSQKVVLLRKGELPRTVSRHKDFNEEGKYGAILPQVVTAGTVTRRAVEPTWLTASNARRDRVGSELKAMVQAPPGYHLVGADVDSQELWIAAILGEAHFAGMHGCTAFGWMTLQGRKSQGTDLHSRTADTVGISREHAKVFNYGRIYGAGQPFAERLLMQFNHRLSQEDASAKARQMYSLTKGIRRYHLSQDGEWLVNEMDIEVEREEDGSVSLEELRRISKLAAQSSRRRRWDLVGQRLWSGGTESEMFNKLESIAHSAQPATPVLGCRISRALEPRVVEDEFMTSRVNWVVQSSAVDYLHLMLVAMRWLFEEYDIDGRFCISIHDEVRYLVRSEDRYRAALALQITNLLTRCMFAHALGMNDLPQSVGFFSAVDVDRCLRKEVNMDCETPSNPTGLERKYGLPQGEALDIYQIMELTKGSLAKGRPTT from the exons ATGCTGCGCACGGCTCTCTGCTCCCCGCGAAGCTCTCTCAAGTCAGTCCGGCGGCGGACGGCATGGCTTCGTTCCCTCCACTCCTCCCGGGCTCCTCGGGTCCAAGGTCAGCAGGTCCCAGACGCCCGCGTGAACCCCCTGAACATCCAGATGCTGTCTAAGAACCTCCATGAGCAAATCTTCCGAGGCCTGGGGCCGGAGTACGAGGAGGAGCACGTTGAGAAGAGCATACGGCACCTCCAGAGGCACGAGCTGTGGGGCAAGGAGACCTCCTCTCTGGGCGAGGTGGAGCTGGCGCTGCCCGCCATGTACGGCCAGGACATCGACCAGCACTTCCGGGTCCTGGCCCAGAAACAGAGCCTCCCCTACCTGGAGGCGGCCAGCCTGCTGAGCCGGGGCCCGCTCCCCGCCATGCCCCAGGAGTGGGCCTGGGAGCCAGGCTGGACCCGCTACGGTGCGGACGGGGGCGTGCAGCGAGTGGACTTCCCCGACGAGCTGGCGCTGGTGTTTGACGTGGAAGTGTGCATGACGGAGGGTCAGTGCCCCACGCTGGCGGTGGCTGCCTCTCCCACGGCCTG GTACTCCTGGTGCAGTAAGCGGCTGATCGAGGAGCGGTACTCCTGGTCCAGCCAGCTGATCCTGTCCGACCTCATCCCTCTGGAGACCAGCGCCAACTCGGTGCGACCGCACGGCGGTCAGTGGAAGGAGAGGCTGGTGGTGGGTCACAACGTCAGCTTCGACCGCGCCTACATCAAGGAGCAGTACCTGCTGAAG GGTTCCCAGATGCGGTTCCTGGACACCATGAGTCTGCACATGGCCGTCTCGGGTCTGACGGGCTTCCAGCGCACGCTGTGGATGGCCAACAAGCTGGGCAAGAAGCGCGGCCTGCAGGAGGTGAAGGACCACATGAAGAAAGTGGGATGGAAGAAGAAAGAGCCAGGG ATCGGGTCATGGGACTGGGTGAAAATCAGCAGCCTCAACAACCTGGCGGATGTCCACGCACTGTACGTGGGCGGGCCTCCCCTGCAGAAGGAGGCAAGGGAGACGTTTGTAAAGGGCAGCATTGCCGACGTCAGGAACAACTTCCAG GAGCTGATGCAGTACTGCGCGATGGATGTCCAAGCCACTCACGAGGTGTTCACTGAGCAGCTGCCCCTCTTCATGGAGAG GTGCCCTCACCCCGTGACGTTTGCGGGGATGCTGGAGATGGGCGGGAGCTACCTGCCTGTCAATCAGAACTGGGGGCGGTACCTGGAGGACTCCCAGGAGACCTACGAGGAGCTCCAGCGGGAGATGAAGACCTCCCTGATGAACCTGGCCGACGACGCCTGTCAGCTGCTGCACGGCGACCG gtatAAGGAGGACCCCTGGCTCTGGGACCTGGAGTGGGACGTTCAGGAGTTCAAGCTGAAGAAGGTTCCAGTCCGCAAGAAGAAGGTCCCACCCCCCAACGGAGGGGTGGTCACGCCCACGTCCACTCCTCTACCGGAGCACCAGGAAG acccgggCCCCCCCTCTGAAGAGGACCTAGCCAGGCCCTGTCCCAGCAGGCTGGCTGTGGAGAGGGTCAATGCCGCCACGGTGGGCCGAATGCCCAAGAGACGACAGCACCTGCCTGGACACCCAGG GTGGTACCGCAAGCTGTGTGAGAAGATGTCTTCTGGGCCGGGCGGGGAGGACGTGGAGGGGGACGACGACTGGTGCCCCGGCCCCCGGCTGCTCAGCCTCCAGATGAGGGTCACCCCCAAGCTGATGGGCCTGACCTGGGACGGCTTCCCCCTGCACTACACGGACCGCCACGGCTGGGGCTACCTGGTGCCCGGCCGCAGGGACAACCTGGGGGCCCCCctcggggcggaggaggaggaggaggaggaggaggaggaggaggaaggaccaCGCTGTCCCCacag AGCGATCGAGGAGGTGTACCGAGAGTCCTGTCAGCAGAAAGGGAAGGAGCAGCCTCAGTACGCAGAGGCCGGCCCCTCTGATGACCTCATGCTGACGGACACCACCGTCTGGCAGAAG GTGGAAGAGCTGAGCCGTCGAGACAGGAGGACGGAGGAACAGGAGATGATGGAAACGAAAGACCAG CATAAACCTGCAGGTCCCAAAGACGTGAGTGGCTGCCACTATCACCATGGAAACGGGCCTCATGACAACGTCAACATACCGGGCTGTTGGTTTTTCAAGCTGCCCCACAAG GATGGGAACGACAATAACGTGGGAAGTCCGTTTTCCAAGGACTTCCTGTCCAAGATGGAGGACGGCACGCTGCGGGCAGGAAGAGGCGGGACCAACGCCACGCGGGCCCTGGAGATCAACAAGATGATCTCCTTCTGGAGGAACGCTCATAAACGCATCAG CTCACAGAAAGTCGTCTTGCTGCGGAAGGGAGAACTTCCTCGCACCGTGAGCAG ACACAAAGACTTTAATGAAGAGGGGAAGTATGGAGCCATCCTACCACAGGTGGTTACCGCGGGAACGGTGACTCGCAGAGCGGTGGAACCCACCTGGCTCACGGCCAGCAACGCCCGG CGGGACCGGGTGGGCAGTGAGCTGAAGGCCATGGTGCAGGCACCCCCTGGGTACCACCTGGTGGGGGCGGACGTGGACTCCCAGGAGCTGTGGATCGCTGCCATCCTGGGGGAGGCCCACTTCGCTGGCATGCACG GCTGCACGGCGTTCGGCTGGATGACCCTGCAGGGGAGGAAGAGCCAGGGCACCGACCTGCACAGCCGCACGGCCGACACGGTGGGCATCAGCCGCGAGCACGCCAAGGTCTTCAACTACGGCCGCATCTACGGCGCCGGCCAGCCGTTCGCCGAGAGGCTGCTGATGCAGTTCAACCACCGCCTCAGCCAGGAGGACGCCTCGGCCAAGGCAAGGCAGATGTACTCGCTGACCAAGGGGATACGCAG GTATCATCTCTCGCAGGACGGGGAGTGGCTGGTGAATGAGATGGACatagaggtggagagagaggaggacgggaGCGTGTCCCTGGAGGAGCTCAGACGCATCTCCAAGCTGGCCGCCCAGAG cTCCCGGCGCAGGAGGTGGGACCTGGTGGGCCAGCGGCTGTGGTCCGGGGGCACGGAGTCGGAGATGTTCAACAAGCTGGAGAGCATCGCCCACTCGGCCCAGCCGGCCACGCCCGTCCTGGGCTGCAGGATCAGCCGAGCGCTGGAGCCCCGCGTGGTGGAGGACGAG TTCATGACAAGCAGGGTGAACTGGGTGGTGCAGAGCTCTGCGGTGGACTACCTCCACCTGATGCTGGTGGCCATGCGCTGGCTGTTCGAGGAGTACGACATCGACGGCCGCTTCTGCATCAGCATCCACGACGAGGTGCGCTACCTGGTCCGCAGCGAGGACCGCTACCGCGCCGCGCTCGCCCTGCAGATCACCAACCTGCTCACCAG